The following are from one region of the Dreissena polymorpha isolate Duluth1 chromosome 2, UMN_Dpol_1.0, whole genome shotgun sequence genome:
- the LOC127868951 gene encoding uncharacterized protein LOC127868951, with amino-acid sequence METDNTEYELERNDIRDEKPEIVDARTPGSDMETEIVKGHVKKLNFEDNIKQHIHHSCATCAEHTVTTSFVKPIKSLSHNVTKMVEPASVTKDLQQVSQDALSKSTGELGLIKLLESKDKLKTLQLNKSMGFIEKSKNSLFVNQSKMAVKSAFVPFSQFQSSPRKDSLINQSVISIPVMIPSVSSQSVSVLNFTNPANEAISVVSVTSVLSKMSNDTIVSSSQNMSVRQSGLKFAPIRPKASPIKTSPLKDTKPESLSRREKDSRRVSAILKEQRAIKEQAEAKAKLQSDVKLSSIPMQPGFTITGNTLQLPQTVANSLPPVFIVNNQGAAIQQLFEQNLTSSVIVSEGNLKPVQPNTDPNTVKIKMNTGKAQKIGSGVEHSEYIPESLQESDETCISISDEMSLANSDCNNIANISENGKDLEMIRMQSGPNDSRESETRDVIIETVEETSYETANVISDPDLAQQKFGDLGGLTSSESVDKMWSETPAKIAKLNITSPYRPESACSFGRETPTRLSRCDSNLSRPESACSIGRDTPSGSRKRKSSDHPSRRNFKRLNSTGEDVTEDIQNTSLVFGPETDSINRNLRRTQSCTSELEDVVKQNVHGLDSFSQHVSTPKQLQQYRQQHPQHKSELLLMKGLQSPDISSLEKDALIESFPNSGLLYLRPQGQTNKNSINALKQSKPSLDKLMQEFLEAKAREKSIGGRENKEIAGLTSAKKSVKMSVPLSDRPLSSIGTRSRSRNDASGSVTTDRGKPYFRPASAAMVTTSSFEPSGLPADVADWVSENLEKRQRENQSEPDLNQFNNQSGLNVQTNPLIKSFEFATDSCVNFETSRPTSIKMATTVQSTGSIKMPSACKDDQNTFTVPKAPHISHPRHREHIPKPSSESAIGQQNQRCQSLPTFSSPGQSPLSPLSPMSRFHGNLRASSMSPRATGQPMEISTDVLSPPSAANMSPVAGSISPIRLLSPSNVHGSVSVTTGYISPGKEHMRPGSTYLRKIQHSLQMPIDSSYQNQYYGSQNVTLATANFRSRESSLEVEDKILGRTHLSDSGFHSADPSPISNSTPVSSIDCLEYSPISVKLSVAESPVPICTDYTYLATTGLLKQSQIPQQLSAMASPEAGNPSFYGNTLRSSSHSAFVPIQGSHSDAQHVAPVKPTVTLPQAESLPSKEGTPMPENLCLVSSQKCSEMPLLTQQPNEPPPYELAVQQLKNKSCNAESRQSIEDPTLVQNSFKNQMSLFNMLGNSDSNDPIGPFASKLRQLSQQSKSTDDTLDLNSDLWLSMDLNDFYNSTEQYGQLLSVVHNNSQSNECSVLRQTDQSNPIGSVSMFKMPLSSGEVRSPSSVLSQSAIYNSVPLALGSPIYSVQNIDSGPSIPPMPVSGATNQIPDSSMMSSHRTNLDLMCNKPLYSVTKTSGSAEHRFSSLSAPPISTNITNYTTIKTKNVLIGGKTIDQVQKENLLLDSTESPESADNVEDLPFSLDDLELILF; translated from the coding sequence ATGGAGACTGATAATACTGAGTATGAATTGGAAAGAAACGATATCCGAGATGAAAAGCCTGAAATTGTTGATGCCAGAACTCCAGGATCTGATATGGAAACAGAAATTGTAAAAGGTCATGTTAAGAAATTAAATTTTGAAGACAATATCAAGCAACACATTCATCACTCTTGTGCAACATGTGCCGAGCACACTGTAACTACTTCATTTGTAAAACCAATCAAGTCTTTGTCTCACAATGTCACAAAAATGGTTGAACCTGCTTCTGTGACAAAAGATTTACAACAGGTGAGTCAGGATGCCCTGTCAAAATCAACAGGGGAGTTGGGCTTAATTAAATTGCTCGAAAGCAAAGACAAATTAAAAACCTTGCAGCTAAACAAATCAATGGGATTTATTGAGAAATCGAAAAATTCTTTGTTTGTGAACCAATCTAAAATGGCGGTCAAAAGTGCATTTGTTCCcttttctcaattccaatcatCGCCTCGAAAGGATTCTTTAATTAACCAGTCTGTCATATCAATTCCTGTCATGATACCGTCCGTTTCAAGCCAGTCTGTTTCCGTTTTAAATTTCACTAATCCTGCAAATGAGGCCATAAGCGTTGTGTCGGTAACATCGGTTTTATCCAAAATGTCAAATGACACTATAGTTTCATCATCACAAAACATGTCGGTTAGACAATCCGGACTTAAGTTTGCGCCAATACGACCAAAAGCTTCGCCAATTAAGACATCGCCATTGAAAGACACAAAACCGGAAAGTTTGTCGAGGCGTGAAAAAGACAGTAGACGAGTTTCGGCAATTTTAAAGGAACAAAGAGCCATCAAAGAACAAGCTGAGGCAAAAGCTAAATTACAATCCGATGTTAAATTATCCTCAATACCAATGCAACCAGGATTCACAATAACTGGAAACACGCTACAACTACCCCAGACTGTTGCAAATTCGTTGCCACCTGTTTTTATTGTGAACAACCAGGGTGCTGCTATACAACAGTTGTTTGAACAAAACCTGACGTCTTCTGTGATAGTTTCAGAAGGTAATTTAAAACCTGTTCAGCCAAACACGGATCCGAAtactgtaaaaataaaaatgaacacgGGCAAAGCGCAGAAAATAGGAAGTGGTGTTGAACATTCTGAATATATTCCAGAATCATTGCAAGAAAGCGATGAAACATGCATATCTATATCGGATGAAATGTCTCTGGCAAATTCTGATTGTAATAACATTGCCAATATAAGTGAAAACGGAAAGGATTTAGAAATGATCAGAATGCAGTCTGGTCCAAATGACAGTAGAGAGAGTGAAACCCGGGATGTTATTATAGAGACAGTGGAAGAAACCTCATATGAAACGGCTAATGTAATATCTGACCCTGATCTTGCGCAACAAAAATTTGGAGATTTGGGAGGCTTAACATCTTCAGAAAGCGTGGACAAAATGTGGTCAGAGACGCCTGCTAAAATTGCGAAATTGAATATCACTTCACCGTATAGACCAGAAAGTGCCTGTTCATTCGGCAGAGAAACTCCAACTCGACTTTCCCGATGTGATTCTAATCTTAGTCGTCCCGAGAGTGCGTGTTCGATTGGACGAGACACTCCGTCAGGATCTAGAAAACGTAAAAGTTCCGATCATCCGTCCAGGCGTAATTTTAAGCGTCTAAATTCGACTGGAGAGGATGTTACTGAAGATATTCAAAACACGTCGCTTGTGTTTGGTCCGGAAACGGAttctataaatagaaatttaCGTCGGACGCAGTCGTGTACATCTGAGCTTGAAGACGTTGTTAAGCAGAATGTTCACGGACTTGACAGCTTTAGTCAGCATGTTTCTACACCAAAACAGTTGCAGCAGTATCGACAGCAGCACCCACAACACAAGTCAGAGTTATTGCTCATGAAAGGTTTGCAAAGTCCTGATATTTCCAGTTTAGAGAAAGATGCGCTTATAGAATCCTTCCCTAATAGTGGTCTGCTGTACCTGAGACCACAGGGCCAAACGAATAAAAATTCCATCAACGCCTTAAAACAGTCCAAACCGAGTCTCGACAAACTAATGCAAGAGTTTTTGGAAGCCAAGGCTAGAGAAAAAAGCATTGGCGGTAGAGAGAACAAAGAAATCGCTGGATTAACTTCAGCAAAGAAAAGTGTAAAAATGTCAGTTCCTCTATCAGATCGACCGCTCTCAAGCATTGGTACCAGATCTCGAAGTCGAAACGATGCATCAGGTTCAGTGACTACTGATCGAGGGAAACCATACTTCAGGCCCGCTAGTGCTGCCATGGTGACAACTTCCAGCTTTGAACCGTCAGGGCTGCCTGCTGATGTAGCAGACTGGGTATCGGAGAATCTTGAGAAACGACAGAGGGAAAACCAGTCTGAACCGGAtctaaaccagtttaataatcaGTCAGGTTTAAACGTTCAGACCAATCCGCTGATAAAAAGTTTCGAATTTGCAACAGATTCCTGTGTCAACTTTGAAACCAGTCGACCTACTAGCATAAAAATGGCAACAACTGTTCAATCAACTGGCTCAATTAAAATGCCGTCTGCTTGTAAAGATGACCAAAATACCTTTACAGTTCCAAAAGCTCCCCATATTTCGCATCCGCGGCATCGAGAACACATTCCGAAACCCAGCTCCGAGTCGGCGATTGGACAACAGAATCAAAGATGTCAGTCACTACCAACGTTTTCATCGCCAGGCCAAAGCCCTTTGTCTCCCTTGTCACCTATGAGTCGTTTCCATGGTAACTTAAGGGCGTCGTCAATGTCGCCTCGGGCAACAGGACAGCCAATGGAAATCAGCACCGATGTTTTATCTCCTCCTTCGGCTGCAAATATGTCCCCTGTTGCAGGTTCCATCTCGCCGATTCGACTTTTGTCGCCGTCAAATGTTCATGGCTCAGTCTCTGTGACAACGGGCTACATTTCTCCAGGTAAAGAGCATATGAGACCAGGTAGCACATATCTTCGAAAGATTCAGCATTCCCTGCAAATGCCTATCGATAGCAGTTATCAGAATCAGTATTATGGGTCACAAAATGTTACCCTGGCTACGGCCAATTTCAGAAGTAGGGAATCTTCGTTAGAAGTTGAGGATAAAATTTTGGGTAGAACCCATTTATCAGATTCTGGATTCCATAGTGCAGACCCTTCACCAATATCGAATTCCACGCCTGTCTCTTCAATCGATTGCCTAGAATATAGCCCAATTAGTGTAAAGTTAAGTGTTGCCGAATCGCCAGTTCCCATTTGTACTGATTATACTTATTTGGCAACAACTGGGCTATTGAAGCAATCACAAATTCCACAACAGTTAAGTGCTATGGCTTCTCCTGAAGCTGGAAATCCGAGTTTCTATGGCAACACTTTACGTTCATCCAGCCACAGTGCATTTGTGCCCATTCAAGGCTCACACAGCGATGCTCAACATGTTGCACCAGTTAAACCCACTGTTACACTGCCACAGGCAGAAAGCCTTCCAAGTAAAGAGGGAACCCCGATGCCAGAAAATCTATGTTTGGTTTCTAGTCAGAAATGCTCAGAAATGCCCTTGCTCACACAACAACCCAATGAACCACCACCCTATGAACTTGCAGTTCAACAGCTCAAAAATAAATCATGTAATGCGGAATCTCGCCAATCCATTGAAGACCCAACCCTTgtacaaaacagttttaagaacCAAATGTCATTATTTAACATGCTTGGTAATTCCGATAGCAATGATCCAATTGGCCCATTTGCTTCCAAGCTAAGACAGTTGTCACAGCAGTCGAAATCGACAGACGACACCTTAGATTTGAACTCCGATCTGTGGTTATCTATGGATCTCAACGACTTCTACAATTCTACTGAACAATATGGCCAGTTATTGAGCGTTGTTCATAATAACAGCCAGTCAAACGAGTGCTCTGTGTTAAGACAAACGGATCAGTCGAATCCTATTGGAAGTGTAAGCATGTTTAAGATGCCTCTGTCTTCTGGGGAGGTACGTTCGCCCTCAAGTGTGCTAAGTCAAAGTGCTATTTATAACTCCGTTCCTCTCGCGTTGGGATCTCCCATTTATTCTGTGCAAAATATAGACTCTGGTCCGTCCATTCCTCCCATGCCTGTTTCTGGTGCAACCAATCAGATTCCAGATTCGTCTATGATGTCATCTCATCGCACAAACTTAGATCTCATGTGTAACAAACCGCTATATAGTGTTACAAAAACGTCCGGAAGCGCTGAACACAGATTTTCATCCCTGAGTGCTCCACCTATTTCCACGAATATTACAAATTACACTACCATAAAAACAAAGAATGTTCTAATAGGAGGCAAAACGATTGATCAAGTTCAGAAAGAAAATCTGTTACTGGACTCCACTGAATCGCCTGAGAGTGCCGATAATGTGGAAGATTTGCCGTTTTCATTAGATGATTtagaattaattttgttttaa
- the LOC127870068 gene encoding uncharacterized protein LOC127870068 has translation MVEFLCADPVDILSGPKVLECLPRGIWNGSVPQCLSPADISAQKVTNSTQSTTSQTYNYPETEAQVILIVLWVSGGVLLLSLIVLLTCILRNHRKQRRDGAQNQSIAAGQPRQGSVNPTFSNYDEIWTWIPIVTGNSGNCRSHVNPIVRNAVANNRNRELLNNLRLPTYSEAINSNANSRNQPSHTLPVRVTSEVTATYGINNNNSVNNRYNSQRGSAARAREANATHILSSNNMPTHALVTEIPPTLRRDDATGPISCTTQNDRPNHVTNITIGASRTSALQQARALVNQCSALANGNRPIPSAPSYSRDSTLVCARGMSGMQSRNEPSLPARSSPSVTDVRQSSDYSGEIRQASLAVIALQNPRREQPIRVGFNHSHSSAFAHVTERHIRGSQGLESEVTIAATRTSARVIPSSGTMRSSMETQYF, from the exons ATGGTGGAGTTTCTATGCGCCGACCCCGTCGACATCCTGTCGGGACCGAAGGTGCTAGAGTGTCTACCGAGGGGCATATGGAACGGAAGCGTTCCCCAATGCCTCTCACCCGCAG ATATTTCAGCACAGAAAGTTACCAATTCAACGCAATCGACAACTTCGCAGACATATAATTACCCGGAAACGGAAGCGCAAGTCATTTTGATAGTTCTTTGGGTGTCCGGTGGCGTTCTGCTTTTATCGTTGATAGTACTGCTTACGTGTATTCTGCGGAACCACAGAAAGCAGAGAAGAGACGG TGCTCAAAATCAAAGCATTGCCGCGGGTCAACCTCGTCAGGGCAGCGTCAATCCCACGTTCTCGAACTACGACGAGATTTGGACGTGGATTCCTATAGTTACGGGAAATAGCGGAAACTGCCGATCTCACGTAAACCCAATCGTCCGTAACGCTGTTGCAAATAACCGGAATCGCGAACTTTTGAACAATCTACGACTGCCCACCTACAGCGAGGCTATAAATAGCAATGCGAACTCGAGAAATCAGCCGAGCCACACATTGCCAGTGCGTGTGACGTCAGAAGTGACGGCAACATATggtatcaacaacaacaacagcgtCAACAACAGATATAATAGTCAGCGGGGAAGCGCAGCCCGTGCTAGAGAAGCAAACGCAACTCATATACTATCATCAAACAATATGCCAACGCATGCGCTTGTGACTGAAATACCACCGACTTTGAGAAGAGATGATGCAACTGGTCCGATTAGCTGTACTACCCAAAACGACCGCCCAAATCACGTGACAAATATCACCATTGGGGCAAGCAGAACTTCGGCGTTACAGCAGGCACGTGCCTTAGTAAACCAGTGCAGTGCGCTTGCGAACGGAAACAGACCAATCCCATCAGCACCAAGCTACTCACGTGATTCGACCTTAGTTTGTGCTCGAGGAATGTCGGGTATGCAGAGTAGAAACGAACCATCTTTGCCTGCAAGATCGTCACCTTCCGTTACCGATGTTCGACAATCATCGGATTATTCCGGAGAAATCCGTCAAGCTTCGTTGGCGGTCATTGCCTTGCAAAACCCAAGACGAGAGCAACCAATTCGTG TCGGTTTCAATCACAGCCACTCTAGTGCCTTCGCTCACGTAACAGAAAGACATATTCGAGGAAGTCAAGGACTCGAATCGGAGGTGACTATTGCGGCAACACGTACTTCCGCCCGAGTAATCCCTTCCAGCGGGACCATGCGATCAAg TATGGAGACCCAATACTTTTGA